In Leptotrichia sp. OH3620_COT-345, one DNA window encodes the following:
- a CDS encoding autotransporter-associated N-terminal domain-containing protein — translation MNNNLKNIEKSLRAFAKRTKDVRYTKGLLFSFLLMGMFSFSNILTSPEVKNTENEIKLTRKELNTSIKDLHIAFKQAKRENNRLLKNANLELIQLMEQGEQVIKSPWKSWQFGAGYYYNEWRGTYKGKGDKKEKYPFEGVLERDTNEINRYVPLDSENYNLLGTGTNLRSSSTNYRRGLTSGYGLASVKLVTEPPISIKVNAGITPRFVSKNSPVTVPSAPAIILPAFEPKLVAPPKAPDLPPKPAIELFDPVNITFNGAGFGQPGGASLPRTNIIAQNWSTYSTTADLNIQINNNNTSWTGGELNVSYSGGNSVLSPGASGVALNAFINHVDDRDVDVQGVYNVVSSKSNFPLFISLNPYEYGAVSAPDKTFTLSGTLNMSTTGGGTIVGIEHQLLAGHGGGTSAVPNVNNGITTSILRNTGSINMNSGENMIGIMIDTEYFQNDINSYFKKKPETINDGSISIGRNASLSIGVDYGYFHYHSNSADVNLKGPNTNVKLGNITIDGTKSYGYRQKDYTTTSAFGHGNSPAYYDAMGTVSGENGVITLNGSQNVGLAIAQGRSTGDPISNLEKIQVLVNGESNIGFLRSSDTATVNTDAITLDSVKIGDTFNFGGDASKGVLIRSDKNEIIVDKDFTLTSAKKNNTFMQAGKTGTVTFNTGKTMTSTMDEFYGLTAGNFLSVGATSGATAENKGTLIINGNKSIGIAIDKNNTGKSSGTINYKGSQGAAIYNLGTFTLEGALSLDGKSNTGIYNNEGTLSINGGADTTINAKNGSTGIYSNGGTVKIDPVLGAGKAMKITIDDTASTDKGTGVYIEGGATANLNGAEIEVKKGASGVVSTGQNGLGTGSILNLENAKLKYDGSGYAVFTSGGGSVNIKGAEIELRGDGVGFEQGTAGSLVTDSNTKAHIYSNDVTVFNLRDVTGGLSATNLFNNVKGKVANMQIIDTYGFTDYRLAAINGLDDYRIDKNIDKSIAADPTQNRTDDYVFTKYLAVQKAKVNLISGNKVTAHLNGTQLNSIGIFTPVGIDMNSSATATNKNQTGITLQNNTEVSVDRTDAGSGAVGLFINYGQVDINNGAVVNVERSGINAANDGAVGVYAVNDSDVVNGGTINVGGKNSIGILGLSYRSDTLGLKINEFNQTTGTDGNINATNNNLINLDGESAVGIYVENNDSRGNIHNIAAQNTGTITMSGQKAVGMAGKKFTSLTNSGIIKLEADLSAGMFGSEMGTLINTGKIDIGDSSNESVLRIGMFTKDQNVKIVNNGIIEAGKNSYGIYGKDVETGGASVFNVGENGVGIFSVAEQNLPVATDNIKINAGTTFNIGDNNAVGVFTENSSNGIQITDNGSKMNIGNNSYGYVFKGRNTKFTNVIGSNVSLKEKSVYLYSNDSTASIINNAKLVSTAGETYGLYSAGTVVNNADMDFVTGIGNVGMYSINGGTATNNATISVGSSNPGTSKFGIGMAAGYKNLDYAKVVNGPTGVINVNGISSIGMYATGSTGSNKSIAENHGKIYLSAEGTIGMYLDEGAEGHNYGEIRTTGTVNGAVGIVLSNNSKFVNHAGAKVHIDSPGGFGIYRVNSPLSNVTIVNYGDITVGSGAKEDGEYDPTGGKPLDKSAGGVRIFAPAGSTTAEITLNGILVPNIDSVNKTYGTIEKPLISKIGMYVDTLRGTNPINGLSALGVEKAELLIGPEAAEKVNGKYIEVGENILNPYRAVMKGRRGIEWSINSASLTWMALPIIDGNGTPQKIYMAKIPYTEYAGNQATPVEKTDTYNFLDGLEKRYGIEGIDTREKAVFNKLNKIGNNEEVLFYQAIDQMMGHQYANIQQRLNSTSVLLNKEFDNIRKMQENTSKKSNRITTFGVKGKYNTDTAGVINYTNNAYGVAYVSENETIKLGNSTGWYAGVINNRFKFKDIGKSKESTTMLKLGVFSSKAFDNNGSLNWTVSGEGFAGRSEMERRYLIVDEIFKAKSTYNTYGLALKNEISKEFRTGEKFSIKPYGNLKLEYGKFGAVKEKNGEIRLEVKGNDYFSIKPEVGTEFKYRQIIGERATFTAALGLGYENELGQVANVKNKAKVAYTDAGYFNIRSEKDNRKGNFKADLNVGIDNQKFGITFNAGYDTKGKNVRGGIGFRAIY, via the coding sequence GTGAATAACAATCTGAAAAATATAGAAAAAAGTTTAAGAGCTTTTGCCAAAAGGACAAAAGATGTAAGATATACAAAAGGTCTGCTTTTTAGTTTTCTTTTAATGGGTATGTTTTCATTTTCAAATATATTGACATCACCTGAAGTAAAAAATACGGAGAATGAGATAAAGTTGACAAGAAAAGAACTGAATACATCGATAAAGGATTTACATATAGCATTTAAACAGGCAAAAAGAGAAAATAACAGACTACTGAAAAATGCAAATCTTGAATTAATACAACTAATGGAGCAGGGAGAGCAGGTAATAAAATCTCCATGGAAATCGTGGCAATTTGGAGCAGGATATTATTATAACGAATGGAGAGGAACATATAAGGGAAAAGGAGATAAAAAAGAAAAGTATCCTTTTGAAGGGGTTTTAGAAAGAGATACTAATGAAATAAACAGATATGTTCCATTGGATAGTGAGAATTATAATTTATTAGGAACAGGTACAAACTTAAGATCCTCCTCTACAAATTATAGAAGAGGATTGACATCGGGATATGGATTGGCCAGTGTAAAACTGGTTACCGAACCTCCCATATCAATAAAAGTGAATGCAGGGATAACTCCAAGATTTGTAAGTAAAAATTCTCCTGTTACTGTACCAAGTGCTCCTGCAATAATATTGCCTGCATTTGAACCTAAACTTGTAGCTCCTCCTAAAGCACCCGATCTTCCTCCTAAGCCGGCAATAGAATTATTTGATCCCGTAAATATTACATTCAACGGAGCGGGATTTGGACAACCTGGGGGAGCAAGTTTACCAAGAACCAATATAATTGCTCAAAACTGGAGTACTTACAGTACTACAGCAGATTTAAATATACAGATAAATAATAATAACACTTCGTGGACAGGAGGAGAACTGAATGTAAGTTATAGCGGAGGAAATAGTGTTCTTTCACCGGGAGCTTCAGGTGTAGCTTTAAATGCTTTTATAAATCATGTTGATGATAGGGATGTAGATGTGCAGGGAGTGTACAACGTAGTTTCAAGTAAAAGTAATTTTCCGCTATTCATAAGTTTAAATCCATATGAATATGGAGCAGTATCAGCCCCTGATAAAACATTTACATTAAGCGGAACTTTAAATATGAGTACAACAGGCGGAGGAACAATTGTAGGAATTGAACATCAACTTCTGGCGGGACATGGAGGAGGAACTTCGGCCGTTCCCAATGTAAATAACGGTATTACTACTTCAATATTAAGAAATACAGGTAGCATAAATATGAACAGTGGAGAAAATATGATTGGAATAATGATAGATACAGAGTATTTTCAAAATGATATAAATTCATATTTTAAAAAGAAACCTGAAACTATAAATGATGGAAGTATTTCAATAGGAAGAAATGCAAGTCTCAGTATCGGAGTAGATTACGGTTATTTTCATTATCATTCAAACAGTGCGGATGTTAATTTAAAAGGTCCGAATACAAATGTGAAACTGGGGAATATAACAATAGACGGTACTAAAAGTTACGGTTATAGACAGAAAGATTATACTACAACATCAGCTTTTGGACATGGAAATTCTCCTGCATATTATGATGCAATGGGAACAGTTTCAGGAGAAAACGGAGTTATTACTCTGAATGGAAGTCAAAATGTCGGATTAGCAATAGCTCAAGGAAGATCTACAGGAGATCCTATTTCAAATCTGGAAAAAATTCAAGTTCTTGTTAATGGGGAAAGTAATATAGGGTTTTTAAGAAGTTCCGATACAGCTACTGTAAATACGGACGCTATTACTCTGGACAGTGTAAAAATAGGAGATACATTTAACTTCGGAGGTGATGCTTCAAAGGGAGTTTTAATAAGAAGTGATAAAAATGAAATAATAGTAGATAAAGATTTTACTTTAACAAGTGCAAAGAAAAACAATACTTTCATGCAAGCGGGAAAAACAGGAACGGTAACTTTTAATACAGGAAAAACAATGACATCCACAATGGATGAATTTTACGGACTTACTGCAGGAAATTTTTTGTCAGTGGGAGCAACTTCAGGAGCAACGGCAGAAAATAAAGGAACATTGATAATTAATGGAAATAAAAGCATCGGAATAGCTATAGATAAAAATAATACCGGAAAAAGCTCAGGAACAATAAACTACAAAGGGAGTCAGGGTGCAGCAATATATAATTTGGGAACTTTTACATTAGAAGGAGCTTTATCTTTAGACGGAAAAAGTAATACGGGAATATATAATAATGAAGGAACTTTGAGTATTAATGGAGGTGCAGATACAACAATAAATGCCAAAAACGGCTCTACGGGAATATACAGTAACGGAGGAACCGTTAAAATAGATCCTGTTCTTGGAGCCGGGAAGGCAATGAAGATAACAATTGATGATACTGCAAGTACTGATAAAGGAACAGGCGTATATATCGAAGGAGGAGCTACGGCTAATCTTAACGGAGCTGAAATAGAAGTCAAAAAAGGGGCTTCAGGTGTTGTTTCTACAGGACAGAACGGTTTAGGAACAGGAAGTATTCTTAATCTTGAAAATGCCAAATTAAAATATGACGGTAGCGGTTATGCTGTATTTACAAGTGGAGGAGGTTCAGTTAATATAAAAGGAGCTGAAATAGAACTTAGAGGTGACGGAGTAGGATTTGAACAGGGAACAGCAGGTTCACTTGTTACTGACAGTAATACAAAAGCCCATATTTATTCAAATGATGTAACAGTATTTAATCTAAGAGATGTAACAGGAGGATTAAGTGCAACAAATCTGTTTAACAACGTAAAAGGTAAAGTCGCAAATATGCAGATAATAGATACTTACGGATTTACAGATTACAGGTTAGCTGCAATAAATGGTTTAGATGATTACAGAATAGATAAAAATATTGATAAAAGCATAGCTGCAGATCCGACACAGAATCGTACTGATGACTATGTATTTACAAAGTATCTGGCAGTACAAAAAGCAAAAGTAAACCTTATTAGTGGAAATAAAGTAACGGCTCATCTGAATGGAACACAGTTAAATTCTATAGGCATATTTACTCCTGTAGGTATTGATATGAACTCAAGTGCCACTGCGACAAATAAAAATCAAACAGGAATAACTTTACAAAATAATACTGAAGTAAGTGTAGACAGAACGGATGCAGGATCAGGAGCAGTAGGATTATTTATAAACTATGGGCAAGTAGATATAAATAACGGTGCAGTTGTAAATGTTGAAAGATCAGGAATTAATGCTGCAAATGACGGAGCAGTCGGAGTTTATGCCGTAAATGATTCTGATGTTGTAAATGGAGGAACAATTAATGTAGGAGGAAAAAATTCTATAGGAATTTTGGGATTATCCTACAGAAGTGATACTTTAGGACTTAAAATAAATGAATTTAACCAGACAACGGGAACAGACGGAAATATAAATGCAACAAATAATAATCTCATAAATCTTGATGGTGAAAGTGCCGTAGGAATTTATGTAGAAAATAATGACAGTAGAGGAAATATTCATAATATAGCAGCACAAAATACAGGAACAATAACAATGTCAGGACAGAAAGCTGTAGGAATGGCAGGTAAAAAGTTTACCTCTTTAACAAATAGTGGAATAATCAAATTAGAAGCAGATTTATCAGCAGGAATGTTTGGTTCTGAAATGGGGACACTTATAAATACAGGAAAAATAGATATAGGAGATTCTTCAAATGAAAGTGTATTAAGAATAGGAATGTTTACAAAAGATCAAAATGTAAAAATTGTAAATAACGGAATAATAGAAGCAGGAAAAAATTCATACGGAATATACGGAAAAGACGTAGAAACAGGAGGGGCTTCAGTATTCAATGTTGGAGAAAACGGAGTAGGAATATTCAGTGTAGCAGAGCAGAATTTACCGGTAGCAACTGACAATATTAAAATAAATGCAGGAACTACATTTAATATAGGAGATAACAATGCTGTAGGAGTATTTACGGAAAATTCTTCTAACGGAATTCAGATAACCGATAACGGAAGTAAAATGAATATAGGTAATAATTCTTATGGATATGTATTTAAAGGACGAAATACGAAATTTACAAATGTAATAGGTTCAAATGTATCTTTAAAAGAAAAATCGGTATACCTTTATTCAAATGACAGCACGGCAAGTATTATAAATAATGCTAAATTGGTATCTACTGCTGGAGAAACATATGGACTATACTCAGCCGGAACAGTAGTGAATAATGCAGATATGGATTTTGTAACAGGTATAGGGAATGTCGGGATGTACAGCATAAATGGAGGAACGGCTACAAATAATGCTACAATAAGTGTAGGTAGTTCAAATCCCGGAACAAGTAAATTCGGGATAGGAATGGCAGCAGGGTACAAAAATCTCGATTATGCAAAAGTTGTAAACGGTCCTACAGGAGTTATAAATGTAAACGGCATATCAAGTATAGGAATGTATGCAACCGGAAGTACAGGTTCTAATAAATCAATAGCTGAAAATCATGGAAAGATATATCTGTCAGCGGAAGGAACTATAGGAATGTATCTTGATGAAGGTGCTGAAGGACATAACTATGGAGAAATAAGAACAACAGGGACAGTTAATGGAGCAGTTGGAATAGTGTTAAGCAATAATTCCAAGTTTGTAAATCATGCCGGTGCTAAAGTTCATATAGATTCTCCGGGGGGATTCGGAATTTACAGAGTAAATTCTCCTTTAAGTAATGTTACAATAGTAAACTACGGTGACATAACAGTAGGAAGTGGAGCGAAAGAAGATGGAGAATATGATCCGACGGGAGGAAAACCTCTTGATAAAAGTGCAGGAGGAGTAAGAATATTTGCTCCGGCGGGTTCAACTACTGCTGAAATTACTTTAAACGGAATACTTGTACCTAATATTGATTCAGTAAATAAAACATATGGAACAATTGAAAAACCGCTTATCAGTAAAATTGGAATGTATGTAGATACACTGAGAGGAACCAATCCTATAAACGGATTATCTGCACTGGGGGTAGAAAAAGCTGAATTACTTATAGGGCCTGAAGCTGCAGAAAAAGTGAACGGTAAATATATAGAAGTAGGAGAAAATATACTGAATCCTTATCGTGCAGTTATGAAAGGAAGAAGAGGGATAGAGTGGTCCATTAATTCCGCTTCGTTAACATGGATGGCATTACCTATAATTGATGGAAACGGAACACCTCAGAAAATATATATGGCAAAAATTCCTTACACTGAATATGCAGGAAATCAAGCAACACCTGTGGAAAAAACAGACACTTATAATTTCCTTGACGGACTTGAAAAAAGATATGGAATTGAAGGGATAGATACAAGAGAAAAAGCGGTATTCAATAAATTGAATAAAATAGGAAATAATGAAGAAGTTCTTTTTTATCAAGCAATAGATCAGATGATGGGACATCAATATGCAAATATACAACAGAGATTAAATTCAACAAGCGTATTACTGAATAAAGAGTTTGATAATATAAGAAAAATGCAGGAAAACACTTCAAAAAAATCTAACAGAATAACTACATTCGGAGTAAAAGGAAAATATAATACAGATACTGCAGGAGTTATAAATTACACTAATAATGCTTATGGTGTGGCTTATGTTAGTGAAAATGAAACAATTAAGTTAGGAAATAGTACAGGTTGGTATGCAGGTGTGATAAATAACAGATTCAAATTTAAAGATATCGGAAAATCTAAAGAAAGTACAACAATGCTGAAACTCGGAGTATTTAGCTCAAAAGCATTTGATAATAACGGAAGCCTTAACTGGACAGTATCAGGAGAGGGATTTGCTGGAAGAAGTGAAATGGAAAGAAGATACTTGATAGTAGATGAAATCTTTAAAGCAAAATCAACTTATAATACATATGGACTTGCATTGAAAAATGAAATAAGCAAGGAATTTAGAACAGGAGAAAAATTCAGCATAAAACCATATGGAAATTTGAAACTGGAGTACGGGAAATTTGGAGCTGTAAAGGAAAAAAATGGAGAAATAAGATTGGAAGTAAAAGGAAATGATTATTTTTCTATAAAACCTGAAGTGGGAACAGAATTTAAGTATAGACAGATAATAGGAGAAAGAGCCACATTTACAGCAGCATTGGGTCTCGGGTATGAAAATGAACTTGGACAGGTTGCAAATGTAAAAAATAAAGCTAAAGTGGCATATACTGATGCAGGATATTTCAATATCAGATCTGAAAAGGATAATAGAAAAGGAAACTTTAAAGCAGATTTGAATGTAGGAATAGATAATCAGAAATTCGGAATAACATTCAATGCAGGTTATGATACAAAAGGAAAGAATGTAAGAGGAGGAATAGGCTTCAGAGCTATATACTAA
- a CDS encoding OmpA family protein — MERKSRNVTIVKILSLLVISLSIFAEKKPSARQIREETLRINALELEEIDINAIKDSKGNLPREMTVVLSDETLKFGFNKDKVSPRYHGVLKNLIDYVTVNDYDVIVVGHTDSKGKDIYNMKLGLRRAENAKKKLLELGLTPDRIVGTESKGEMEPVASNNTEAGRALNRRIEFKLIKRN; from the coding sequence ATGGAAAGAAAATCAAGAAATGTCACAATAGTGAAGATACTGTCTTTATTAGTGATCTCTTTATCCATATTTGCTGAAAAAAAACCTTCAGCAAGACAGATAAGAGAAGAAACTTTAAGAATAAATGCATTGGAATTGGAAGAAATAGATATAAATGCAATAAAGGATTCTAAAGGAAATCTTCCCAGGGAGATGACGGTGGTTTTAAGCGATGAGACACTAAAATTCGGATTTAATAAAGATAAGGTTTCTCCAAGATATCACGGTGTTTTGAAAAATCTGATAGATTATGTTACAGTTAATGACTATGATGTAATAGTGGTGGGGCATACAGACTCCAAAGGAAAAGACATTTACAATATGAAGCTTGGATTGAGAAGGGCAGAAAATGCGAAGAAAAAATTACTCGAACTTGGACTGACTCCTGATAGAATAGTGGGAACTGAATCAAAAGGAGAGATGGAGCCGGTTGCATCAAATAACACTGAAGCAGGAAGAGCTTTAAATAGAAGGATAGAATTTAAACTGATAAAGAGAAATTAA